The Pogona vitticeps strain Pit_001003342236 chromosome 6, PviZW2.1, whole genome shotgun sequence genome contains a region encoding:
- the FERD3L gene encoding fer3-like protein: MAHHHHHHQEGRLGAPSMLDLLADLTQESQSLGEEMPPRLDLYAFPIPGGSLAPHAFSAAGRALEVGEGEDHEAEGEEEEGRAKKAAFLGRPKRKRVITHRQRQAANVRERKRMFNLNEAFDQLRKKVPTFAYEKRLSRIETLRLAIVYIAFMTELLEGCKTS, from the coding sequence atggcccaccaccaccaccaccaccaggaaggACGCTTGGGCGCCCCCTCCATGCTGGATCTCCTGGCCGATCTCACGCAGGAGAGCCAGTCCCTGGGAGAGGAAATGCCGCCCCGCTTGGATCTCTACGCTTTCCCCATCCCCGGAGGTTCCTTGGCCCCGCACGCTTTCTCGGCCGCTGGAAGAGCCCTCGAGGTAGGAGAAGGAGAAGACCACGaggcggagggagaggaggaagaggggcgaGCGAAGAAGGCCGCCTTCTTGGGCCGACCCAAGAGGAAACGGGTCATCACCCACCGGCAACGCCAGGCGGCCAACGTCCGCGAGAGGAAACGCATGTTCAACCTCAACGAAGCCTTTGACCAGCTGAGGAAGAAGGTGCCCACCTTCGCCTACGAGAAGCGCCTCTCGCGGATCGAGACCCTCCGCCTGGCCATCGTCTACATCGCCTTCATGACCGAGTTGCTCGAAGGCTGCAAGACCAGCTAG